CCCCGACAACCCCGAGCTGCGCCGGGCCCAGGAGCTGGGCCTGAAAATCTACTCCTTCCCCGAGTACATCTACGAGGCCAGCCGCGACAAGCAGCGCGTGGTCATCGGGGGCTCGCACGGCAAAACCAGCATCACGGCCTGCATCCTGCACGTGCTGCGGTTTTACGGCCGCAAGTTCGACTACGCGGTGGGGGCCCAGCTGGCGGGCTTCGACCTGATGGTGCAGCTGACGGACGACGCGCCGGTCATCATCATCGAAGGCGACGAGTACCTGTCGTCGCCGGTCGATAGGCGGCCCAAGTTCCACCTCTACCAGCACCACATCGGGGTGATTTCGGGCATCAGTTGGGACCACATCAACGTGTTTCCGACCGAGGAAATCTACCGCGAGCAGTTCCGCATTTTCGCCGACATGACGCCCAAGTCGGGCGTGCTGATTTACGATCAGGACGACGAGCAAACCCAGCTCATCGCCGTGCCCACCAACCCCAGCGTGACCTACATCGGCTACGGGCCCCACGAGAACGTGGTGCGCGACGGCCAGACGTTTTTGCTGACCAAAAAGGACGAGGAGGTGCCGATCCAGGTATTTGGCGAGCACAACTTGCGCAACATTTCGGCGGCGCGCGAGGTGTGCAAGCAGCTAGGTATTAAGGGCAAAGACTTTTACCGGGCGGTGGCCTCGTTCCCCGGCGCGGCGCGGCGGCTGGAGCTGTTGGCCCGCGGGGCCACGTCGGTGGTGTACAAGGATTTTGCCCACGCGCCCAGCAAGCTGCGCGCCACGGCGGGGGCCCTGAAGCAGCAGTTTCCGCAGCGGCGGCTGGTGGCCTGCCTGGAGCTGCACACCTTCAGCTCGCTCAACCCCGATTTCCTGCCGCAGTACGCGCACTGCTTCGATGCGCCCGACGTGGCAGTGGTGTACTTCAACCCCCACGTGCTGGAACACAAGCGCTTGCCTCTGCTGCCGCCCGCGGCCGTGGCCGCCGCCTTCCAGCGCCCCGACCTGCGCGTCATCACCGACAGCCACGAGCTGGCCGAGTTCCTCCACGCCCAGCTCTGGGACGATACTAACTTATTGTTGATGTCGTCGGGCACGTTCGACGGACTGGATTTGGCTGTGCTGGCGGCCAAGGTGGTGGGGCTGGAAGCACGGTAGCTGGGGCCCGGAGGCCCCACTGGTACAAGGTGAAAAAACGGCTACCTTTAGTGGGCACCCAATACTTTGGGTGCCCACTAAAGGTAGCCGCGGCGGTGGGCCGTGGATTAACCATTTCTTCTCTTTTTTTCTATGCGCTTCGTTCCTCCGCTTTTGCGCCTGTCCGCGGCCACAGCTAGCAGCGCGCTGCTGCTGGCCTGCTCTGCCAACAGTGCCGACCCCAAGGCCACGGCCGTGGCCGACCGCGTGATGACCGCTATGGGCGGCACCGACGCTTGGAACAACACCCGCTACCTGGCCTGGGATTTTTTCCGCGGCCAGTACCAGATTTGGGACAAGCAGACCGGCGACTTTCACTGGGAGCAGGATACCCTAGTGGCCAACTACACCTGAACACCAAGCAGGGCCACGTGTACAGCCGCGGGCAGGACATTTCGGCTTCGCCGGCCGGCCAAAAGGTGCTCGAAACGCTCACGCCCACGTGGATTAACAATTCATACTGGCTGGTGATGCCTTTTAAACTGAAAGACCCAGGCGTGAACCTTACGTATAAGGGCGAGGGCAAAACGATGGACGGGGCCCCGGCCGACGTGCTAGGCATGACCTTTACTAAAGTGGGCGCAACGCCCGAAAACCGCTACGAAGTGCTGGTGAACCGCGCCACCGGCCTTGTGGACGAGTGGGCGTATTTTCCCAAGGCCACCGACGCCCAGCCAGCCTTTCGCCGGCACTGGAACGAGTATGCCCGCCACGGCCAACTGCTGCTAGCCGCCGGCCGCAGCGAGGCTGACAAACCCGCCCGGTTCGACCACGTCGCCGCGGCCCAAACCCTGCCCGACGGCGTGATGACCAGCAAGGTACCCGTTACCAAGATTCCGTAGCGCCGCGGCGGCATACTGCCCCGGCACATTCACCAATGCAAAAAAGCCTGCCTATTCGGCGGGCTTTTTGGTGGGCGGAAGCCCCGGTTTAGGGCCCCGGCGGCGGTCGGTGGTTAGCAGCACGGCCAGGGCCGTGAGGGCGGCGCGGCGCGGCCATTTTTGGACCGGTTTCATGGCCGTAGCTATTTGGAGGAAAGCGTATTGCCGAGCTCGCGGCGCAGGTCGCAGTAGCTACTGCCAGGGTTGCCTCCCAGGGCTGGCAAGCAATGCGCAAATACTCCTTTTTTCGGTAGTCGTATAATTCATAGTGCTTTGCGAGATCATTAATTAAATTGAAGAATTATTTTTATTTCATGCAAAAAATATTGATTAATAATATATATATAATAATTTTATATATAACGTCGATTTTAGCACCTTGGTTTAGACCATTACCTTCTTTTCTTCCACCTCTGCGTACGTTGCCGCAAATATTATTTCATTTTCTTTACCATGACTGTATACAATAAGATTTTAGCAACGCTGATTATGCTAATAATTTTATTACCCAATCTATATTCAATCTATTTGGGCCGCGAATCCTTTCCGTACACAAATGCGCCTATGTTTGGGCATTACATCGGCGCGTCCACTTATTTTTATGACATAAAATTTCTTATTGATAGTGGCAGCACAACGAAAAGGATTTTTCCTTACTACGATGGCGAAAAGCAAAGCATTGACTATATAGGCCAGCGTTTCTTTTTCAATAACATATACGGTTCAGCAGAGAAAAAATCGCCTTTTGGATACTCCGAACCTAATACAAGTGAAGCATTTGAATTACGAATGGATGCTTTTTTCCAAGCCTATTTTAAACACTTGTTTACAGGAAAATCAGCCAACCTAAAAGTGAGATGTGAAGTTAGTCAGTACAACAACGAGTGGCACTTACTGTCTTCGCATACGATTGGATATTACGATGTTCCACTCAAAAAATTCAAGCACACGTGGAAGAGAAATCCTTGATGCAAAAAAGTTTGACATCGTTAAATAATTTTTTCTTCGCCGAAAACCAATCACCTGTATTAGGTATTTTGCGAGTGACTTTGGTATTGCTATTTGTTAATATCCATCGCTACTATTACTTGATGGATAGTTTTACATTTGCAAGTACTGAGGCCGCTTACATACAAAAGCCTAGCTTATTAATAAAATTACTTTCCGTTCCGTTTCCACTTGCCAAGGCATACGCTGGTGCGTTTGCCGGTGTTTATTATGCAACTGCCTTTTGTGCGTTTATTGGTTTATTAACCCGGCCAGCTTTATTATTATTTGCTTTTTTAAATATTTATATTTTTGACATTACCGAATCGAGAGGACTTTTTGACCACGGGGGCAGCTTGGTTACCCAGGTGTTTATAATTTTAGCTTTCGCCCCGGGCAGCACCCGGTTTTCATTGGACCGGGTACTGCGCTGGGCACTAAAAGGGCCAGGTAAAGACATAAGATCCTTTTATCAGGCAATGATTGGTTCGCCGGCACCCGTATGGGGAATGAAGACCATTCTTATTTTATTAGCCTGCACGTACTGCACCGCCGGTCTTTCTAAGCTACGCTACAGCGGCATAAAATGGGTTGATGGCCAAACGCTTACGCATTATTTGGGCGGTCGGGCCCAGTACAATGAAGGGGAAAACAGGCCGATGTTTATTGGCCCAAGAGTGGTGCCGGAAGTGGATAAATGGAAGGATGGTTACGGCATCTACAGCTACACGTATGGCAATTGGCAGAGCAGTGAGCGTTGGCGCGCAGTGGGCAAAAGAATCGCGTCGAATAGTGTAGTGATGACGGCTATATCAACAGCTACCCTGCTATTTGAGCTGTGCGGATTTATGATTTTAATCAGCGGCTGGCCCAGAATATTATATTTGATAGGTGCCATTGGTATGCATAAAGTGATTGGCCAATTAATGAGGTTGCCATTCACGGAGTACCAGTTGATCTGCTTTCTTTTCATTGACTGGCAATTCCTTTACCAATGGCTGCATAATAAGTTAAAGCATAGATCGGCAACATAAAACACGTAGCCCGCCTCTCCAGTACAAGCAGGTAGTGCTGGTAAAAGCTGGGCACTGGGTTAACGTGCAGTCCAAAAAAAGCCCGCTTATTCGGCGGGCTTTTTTGCATTGATAGCTGAAATAGGGCCCCGGCGGCGGTCGGTGGTCAGCAGCACGGCCAGGGCCGTGAGGGCGGCGCGGAGCAGCCATTTTTGAGCCGGTTTCATGGCCGTGGTTATTTGGGGAAGAGCGTGTTGCCCGGCTCGCGGCGCAGGTCGCAGCGGCCGCCGCCGGGGTTGCCTTCGCAGAGCGTGCCCACGATGCGGTCGCCCTCGAAGTTAAAGAAACACGACGAGCAGCCTACGCCGGTGATGATGTAGCGGTTGGCCGTGGGGCTGAGGAACACCGTGTTGTCGCCGCCGCCGAGCAGCGGCAGGGCCATGGCCCGGAACATCCCGTTGCGCAAGCCCATGGCCACTAAGTAGTAAACAACGGGCTCGTTGGGCTCGGGGGGCGCCTTGTGCACCAACACGCGGTCAATCACGGTGCCGTCGCCGAACTCGCGGATGAATGCCGTGGCCAGCTCCGACTGCGACACCTTGAAGTCCACTTTCTCGCCCGACGTTTGCGCGATTTGCTTGTTGGGGATTGTAGGCTTGGTGTTGTATTCGGGCATGGTCAGCTCGTTGGTGCCACGGCGCGAGGTTTCACAAGCCCCCAGTAGCAGGCTCACCAAAAGTGTCAGCAGGCCTAGGCTTACCGAACGGGGAAGAAATGCCATAACGCGAAGTACGGAAGGGGGCCAGAGCGGTAGTCTAGCGGGGTTTGTAGTATTTCTGGGCCTCGGGCAGCAGGCGTTCGATGTCGGCAATTCGGGTAGCATCGGCGGGGTGATCGGAAAGGAATTCGGGGGTATTATTCTGGCTCTGAGCGGCCATGCGCTGCCAGAAAGGTAAGGCCCCGCGCGGGTCGTATCCCGCCATTGCCATAAAAATCAAGCCCAGGTGGTCGGCCTCGCTTTCCTGGGTGCGGCTGAATTTGAGCATACCCACCTGGCTGCCCACGCCCACGGCCTGCATGAACAGGCTTTTGGTTTGGGTTGGGTTTTGTGAGAGGGCCGTGCTCAGGGCCGTGCTCAAGCCTTGGGTCACGAGCTGGTCGCTCATGCGCTCGGCGCCGTGGCGGGCTACGGCGTGCGAAATTTCGTGGCCCAGGACCACGGCCAGCCCATTTTCGTCGCGTGTGAGGGGCAGGATGCCGGTGTACACCACCACTTTGCCACCGGGCATGCACCAGGCGTTCACCTCCTTGTTGTCCACCAAGTTGAACTCCCACTGGTAGCCGTCGAGCTGTCCCTGCATGTTATTTTGGGCCACGTACTGCTCCACGGCGTGCTGGATGCGCTGGCCCACGCGCTTTACCATGGCCGCGTTGGCGGCGTCGGTGGAGAGCTTATTTTCGGTGATGAACGTGCGGTACTGCGTGGTGGCCAGCGAGTTCATCTCGCTGCCGCTCACCAGGCTAAGCTGGCGGCGGCCGGTGATGGGCACTGTAGCGCACGAGGCTAGCAGAACGAGGCTGGCGAGGAGAATGGTTTTGCGGATCATACGGAAAGAATGGTTGGAAAAAGTAGAACGGGCCCATAGGCCGGGGCATTTTTTAGGACAGGGGCGGGCCCGGGGCCCCCAACATACGCAAACCGGCCGGCCAAGTGTTCACTGGGTGCCGCCGGGGGCCGTAGTTTTGGGTTTTCGCCATCCCCGTCCGCGTCTATGAAAATTATCTGCATTGGCCGCAACTACGCCGACCACATCGCCGAGCTGCACAACGAAACGCCGGCCGCGCCCGTCATCTTCCTCAAGCCCGAAACCGCGCTGGTGCAGCGCGGCCAGCCGTTCTTCTACCCCGACTTCTCTACCGACATCCACTACGAGCTGGAGCTGGTGCTGCGCATCAGCAAAAACGGCCGGCACATCGACGCGGCCTTCGCCCACACTTACTTCGACGCCATCGGCCTGGGCCTCGACTTCACGGCCCGCGACCTGCAAAATGACCTAAAAAAGAAAGGCTTGCCCTGGGAACTGGCCAAGGCCTTCGACGGGTCGGCGCCCGTCTCCCCCACCTTTCGGCCGGTGGCCGAGTTCGCGAACTTGGCCAACATCAACTTCCACCTCGAAGTGAACGGCGAGACCCGCCAGACCGGCAATTCCAGCCTGATGCTGCACCCGTTCGCTCAGATCATCAGCTTCGTATCGCGCTACATCACCCTCAAGCAGGGCGATTTGCTCTTCACCGGCACGCCCGCCGGCGTGGGGCCCGTACAGGTTGGCGACCAGCTGATGGGGTATTTGGAAGGCGAAAAGCTGCTGGAAGTAGCGGTGAAATAAGGCCGTAGCGCGCTGCGGCGTGGACGCTGCGAGTCCGCGTCGCTGCACGGTAATCGGCGGGATGAAGCGAGTGACGCGGACTACAACCGAAGGTCAGCGTAGCCAAAGTCCGCGCTATAGCGCGCTAGCTGAGTATTCAAGAAAAATAAGCGTCATAAACAAGTTGGTTTTGAGGGCATTGAAGATTAAGAAAATAGCTTTCCGGCGGTGGCGGGCCTGGAGCTTGGTGATGATGGGGGCCCTGGCCTTGGGCCTGCGGCCCGGGCCGGCCGGCGGCCAGGAAGCCGACACAGCCGAGGAGCGCAAGGCCCCCCGGCCACTGCCGGGGGGCCCCCGGCCCGACGTGGCGCCGGGCTACTTTTTGTTTCCCATCGCGCCGGGCACGCAGAGCTTTTTGGCGGGCAGCATGGGCGAGCTACGGCCCAACCACTTCCACGGCGGCGTCGACATCAAGACGGCCGGCGGGGTGAATCGGCCCGTGTACGCGGCGGCCGACGGCTACGTGTCGCGGCTTAAGCAGTCGTCGTTCGGCTACGGCAACGTGCTCTACATCACCCATCCCAACGGGCTGACGACGGTGTACGGCCACCTCAACGAGTTCCGGGGCCCCGTGGCGGCCGAGCTGCTGCGCCGCCAGTACGAGCGGCAGTCCTACGAAACGGAGCTGTTTTTTGCCAAGGACCAGTACCCCGTGCGGCGCGGCGAGGTGGTGGCCCTTTCGGGCAACACCGGCGGCTCGGCGGGGCCCCACCTGCACTGGGAAGTGCGCGACGCCCAGGACCGCCAGTACAACCCCTTGCAGTGGGGCGGCTTCCCGGAGCTGCAAGACCACGTGGCTCCCACCCTTCAGGCGTTTGCCGTGGAGCCGCTGGGCATTGAGGCGCGCGTGGCCAACCGCTACGATAAGAAGGTGTTTGTGCCCCGCGTGCAGCCCGGCCCGGGCGTGGCCACCACCTGGCCCGACACCATCAACTGCTTCGGCACCATTGGGTTGCTGGTGCAGGGCTTCGACCGATTCGACGGCGCGTGGAACAAAAATGGCATCCAGCGGGTGGCCGTGCGCGTGAACGGCCAGCCCTATTACGAGCACAACATCGACGCCGTGCCCTTCCCCACGGGTACCCGGCAGGTGGCCAATTTCATCGACTTCCAGTACCAGCACACCCAGGGCCGCCTGCTACAAAAGCTGTGGGTGGACGAGGGCAACGACCTGGCCCTGTACACCGCCCCGGGGCCCCAGCGCGGCCGCCTGAACGTGGAAGCCGGCCAGCTGTACTCCGTGGACGTGGTGCTGGCCGACTCGTATAACAACCAGACGCCCTTGCACTTCGTGCTGCGCGGCCAGGCCCCGGCCTACTTCAAAACCCGCGCCGCAGTCGTGCGGCGCCCCGCCCTGCGCTACGAAATCGACCGCAACCTGCTGAAGGCCGTGGCCGCCGACCCCGATACGGCCGCCGTGGGTGGCAACCTCTTGCTTTTTAAAGGCAACCGCCAGCTCGAAGTGAAGCCCAGCTACACCGTGGCCAGCGAAAACGTGTACCTCTACGACCTGCGCGCCGGCTTGCCCGACTCGCTGCAATTCGGCGGCGTGACGAAGGTGTTCGACCGCCAGGCGATGATTCCCGCGGGCAAGGAAATGAGCTACTCAACGGCCCACGTCAACCTGCTATTTGGGCCCCAGACGCTGTTCACGAACCTGTACCTCGGCACCAGCTTCCGGGCCGAGGCCACCGGCAGCGGCTTCTGGACGGTGGGCAACCCCATCGCGCCGCTCTACTACCCGCTGCGCCTCACCCTGAAACCTACCGCCCCGCCCGCCGATTTGCGCCGCTCAGCCATCTACTCGGCCACGCTGAAGGGCGGCCGCGCCTACGTGGGCGGGCAGTGGGACGAGCAGGGCCAGATTTCGGCCGTCGTGAAGCAGTTCGCCTTCTACCGCATCCTCACCGACGAAAAGGCCCCCACCGGCAGCCTAGTGGGCCGGCCGGGCGGCCAGGTGCTGTTCCGCGTCGGCGACGACCTTTCGGGCCTGGCCAGCTACAAGCTGCTGGTGGGTGGGCGGTTCCGGCTACTGCGCTACGAATACAAAAACGCCACCCTGTTCAGCGTGTCCACCGATACCCTGGGGCCCCGGCTGCGCGGCCCCGCCGAGCTGCACCTCACCGACCAAGCCGGCAACGAGCGGGTGATTCCGCTGAAGCTCTGAAACGGTTGAATGGAGGAATGGGAGAATGACGGAATGGGGGCCCCAGGCCATCATGCCCATCTGGCGTCCGCGCAGCCGAGGCATGACGACCTGGTAATCATCCATTTGATACTCCATTTATTCCTCCATTTATTCCTCCATTTATTCCTCCATTTACCCATTTTCTCATTCCTCCATTCTTTCATTCAACCCTTCCTCCCATGTCCCTCGCCCCCGGCCAAGCTGCTCCCGATTTCTCCGCCCTCGACCAAGACGGCAACACCGTTTCGCTCGCTGCTTTGCGCGGCCAGCGCGTGGCGCTGTACTTCTACCCCAAAGACGATACGCCCGGCTGCACCGCCCAGGCCTGCAACCTGCGCGACCACCAGGAAGAGCTGAACACGCACAACATCAAGGTCATCGGCGTGAGCATCGACGGCGAAATGGCCCACAAGAAGTTTGCCGTGAAGTACGACCTGCCCTTCCCGCTGCTGGTGGATGCCGACAAGAAAATCGTGGAAGCCTACGGCGTGTGGCAGGAAAAAAAGAACTACGGCAAAACCTACATGGGCACTGTCCGCACCACGTTTCTAATTGATGCCGAAGGCATTATCGAGAAAGTCATCAAAAAAGTAGATACCCAGGACCACGCCGCGCAACTACTGGCGTAAAATACTGTAGCGTGGATTTTGTAGCCCGCGGCGCTGCTTGGTCGCTGCCCGATAATCGGCAGGACGAAGCGAGAGCCGCGGACTACAACGTCCGCGCTACATTCACGGGGCCCATGGCTTCAGTTTCCCCGCGGCTTGTCTCGATGTTGTTTAAGAACCTGTTTCTTTTCCTTCGCAGAATCAGCGGTTTAGGGCCTCTGGGGCTGGGAATGTTGCTACTGGCCAGCCCGGGGGCCGGGGCCCAAAACGCCCCGCCAGAGAAACCCAAAACCACCCGCATCCTCTTTCTGCTCGACGCCTCGGGCTCGATGTTAGCACCCTGGGAAGGGCAGTCGCGCTGGGACGTGGCCAAGCGCATGCTGGGCAAAATGGTCGACTCGCTCAACGCCTACCCCAACCTGGAGCTGGGCCTGCGCGTGTACGGCCACCAATTTCCAAACAGCGCCAAAAACTGCGAGGATTCGCGCCTCGAAGTGCCGTTTGCGCCGCGCAACGCCGCGGCCATCAAGGCCAAGCTCACCACCCTTAAAGCCCAGGGCAATACGCCCATCACGTATGCGCTGCGGCAGTCGGCGGGCGACTTCCCGACCGACAAAACGGCGCGCAATGTGCTGCTGCTCATTACCGACGGGCTGGAATCGTGCAACGCCGACCCGTGCGCCGCCTCGCTCGATTTGCAGCGCAAGCGCGTATTTCTGAAGCCGTTTGTCATTGGCATCGGGGCCGAAAAGGAGTTTGGCAAGCAGCTCGAATGCCTGGGCCAGTACTACAACGCGGCCGAGGTGAAAACCTTCCGCACAGTGATGAACGACGTGATTGCGCAAACGCTGGCCAAAACCACCGTGGCCGTGAACCTGACCGATGCCGACGGCCGCCCCGTGGAAAGCAACGTCAACCTCACGTTCGTCAACAACGTGACCGGCCAGCCCGAGTACAACTACGTGCACTACCGCGACGCCCAGGGCAGGGCCGACGTGCTGGCCATCGACGCGCTGCAGAGCTACGACTTGGTGATTAACACCGTGCCGGCCGTGCGCCAGGCCAACGTGCCCATCAAGGCCGGCAAGGCTAACGTACTGGCCTTCAAAACACCCCAGGGCACGCTGTTTCTGCAACCGCCGCCGCTCACGCCCAACCCCTACGGTACGGTGGCGGCCGTGGTGCGGGCCGCCGGGGCCCCCGGCACGGTGGCGGCCCTGCCCTTCGGCACCCGCCAAAAGCTGCTGGCCGGCAACTACGACGTGGAAGTGCTGACGCTGCCACGCCTCGTGCGCCGCGTCAGCATCCGCCAGGGCCAGGAGGTGGCCGTGACGTACCCGGCGCCCGGCACGCTCAACATCACCGCCGATTTGAAGGGCTACGGCTCCGTTTACCAACTCAACAACGACGAGTCGCAGACCTGG
This genomic stretch from Hymenobacter sp. PAMC 26628 harbors:
- a CDS encoding M48 family metallopeptidase encodes the protein MIRKTILLASLVLLASCATVPITGRRQLSLVSGSEMNSLATTQYRTFITENKLSTDAANAAMVKRVGQRIQHAVEQYVAQNNMQGQLDGYQWEFNLVDNKEVNAWCMPGGKVVVYTGILPLTRDENGLAVVLGHEISHAVARHGAERMSDQLVTQGLSTALSTALSQNPTQTKSLFMQAVGVGSQVGMLKFSRTQESEADHLGLIFMAMAGYDPRGALPFWQRMAAQSQNNTPEFLSDHPADATRIADIERLLPEAQKYYKPR
- a CDS encoding fumarylacetoacetate hydrolase family protein; its protein translation is MKIICIGRNYADHIAELHNETPAAPVIFLKPETALVQRGQPFFYPDFSTDIHYELELVLRISKNGRHIDAAFAHTYFDAIGLGLDFTARDLQNDLKKKGLPWELAKAFDGSAPVSPTFRPVAEFANLANINFHLEVNGETRQTGNSSLMLHPFAQIISFVSRYITLKQGDLLFTGTPAGVGPVQVGDQLMGYLEGEKLLEVAVK
- the bcp gene encoding thioredoxin-dependent thiol peroxidase; translation: MSLAPGQAAPDFSALDQDGNTVSLAALRGQRVALYFYPKDDTPGCTAQACNLRDHQEELNTHNIKVIGVSIDGEMAHKKFAVKYDLPFPLLVDADKKIVEAYGVWQEKKNYGKTYMGTVRTTFLIDAEGIIEKVIKKVDTQDHAAQLLA
- a CDS encoding vWA domain-containing protein is translated as MLLLASPGAGAQNAPPEKPKTTRILFLLDASGSMLAPWEGQSRWDVAKRMLGKMVDSLNAYPNLELGLRVYGHQFPNSAKNCEDSRLEVPFAPRNAAAIKAKLTTLKAQGNTPITYALRQSAGDFPTDKTARNVLLLITDGLESCNADPCAASLDLQRKRVFLKPFVIGIGAEKEFGKQLECLGQYYNAAEVKTFRTVMNDVIAQTLAKTTVAVNLTDADGRPVESNVNLTFVNNVTGQPEYNYVHYRDAQGRADVLAIDALQSYDLVINTVPAVRQANVPIKAGKANVLAFKTPQGTLFLQPPPLTPNPYGTVAAVVRAAGAPGTVAALPFGTRQKLLAGNYDVEVLTLPRLVRRVSIRQGQEVAVTYPAPGTLNITADLKGYGSVYQLNNDESQTWIYNLPDAGSTKLNLPMQPGAYRLVFRTKTALGSKFTDVRNFTIRSGQTTSVGIFGK
- a CDS encoding M23 family metallopeptidase gives rise to the protein MRALKIKKIAFRRWRAWSLVMMGALALGLRPGPAGGQEADTAEERKAPRPLPGGPRPDVAPGYFLFPIAPGTQSFLAGSMGELRPNHFHGGVDIKTAGGVNRPVYAAADGYVSRLKQSSFGYGNVLYITHPNGLTTVYGHLNEFRGPVAAELLRRQYERQSYETELFFAKDQYPVRRGEVVALSGNTGGSAGPHLHWEVRDAQDRQYNPLQWGGFPELQDHVAPTLQAFAVEPLGIEARVANRYDKKVFVPRVQPGPGVATTWPDTINCFGTIGLLVQGFDRFDGAWNKNGIQRVAVRVNGQPYYEHNIDAVPFPTGTRQVANFIDFQYQHTQGRLLQKLWVDEGNDLALYTAPGPQRGRLNVEAGQLYSVDVVLADSYNNQTPLHFVLRGQAPAYFKTRAAVVRRPALRYEIDRNLLKAVAADPDTAAVGGNLLLFKGNRQLEVKPSYTVASENVYLYDLRAGLPDSLQFGGVTKVFDRQAMIPAGKEMSYSTAHVNLLFGPQTLFTNLYLGTSFRAEATGSGFWTVGNPIAPLYYPLRLTLKPTAPPADLRRSAIYSATLKGGRAYVGGQWDEQGQISAVVKQFAFYRILTDEKAPTGSLVGRPGGQVLFRVGDDLSGLASYKLLVGGRFRLLRYEYKNATLFSVSTDTLGPRLRGPAELHLTDQAGNERVIPLKL
- a CDS encoding UDP-N-acetylmuramate--L-alanine ligase translates to MTDLTSSDSAPQRVHLIAVGGSIMHNLALALHRQGAHVTGTDDEIFEPARGRLAAAGLLPSQEGWDPARITPDLDAVIVGMHARPDNPELRRAQELGLKIYSFPEYIYEASRDKQRVVIGGSHGKTSITACILHVLRFYGRKFDYAVGAQLAGFDLMVQLTDDAPVIIIEGDEYLSSPVDRRPKFHLYQHHIGVISGISWDHINVFPTEEIYREQFRIFADMTPKSGVLIYDQDDEQTQLIAVPTNPSVTYIGYGPHENVVRDGQTFLLTKKDEEVPIQVFGEHNLRNISAAREVCKQLGIKGKDFYRAVASFPGAARRLELLARGATSVVYKDFAHAPSKLRATAGALKQQFPQRRLVACLELHTFSSLNPDFLPQYAHCFDAPDVAVVYFNPHVLEHKRLPLLPPAAVAAAFQRPDLRVITDSHELAEFLHAQLWDDTNLLLMSSGTFDGLDLAVLAAKVVGLEAR